gccgctcactagcagatctcagatttctggagggatgtagtttgttaatagagagtgcaagtaaacgggtgctgagccagtggttgttctatatgcaagcatcagtgtcttgaacttgatgcgagccgtgattggtagccagtgcagggagataaagagaggtgtaacatgggctcttttgggctcgttgaagaccagtcgtgccgctgcattctgaatcatttgtagaggtttgactgtattagacggaagtccagccagaagagcattgcaatagtccagcctagaaatgacaagggcctggacaagaagttgtgcagcatgctctgtcagaaagggcctgatctttctgatgttatatagtgcaaacctgcaagatcgagcagtttttgtaatgtggtctttgaaggtcagctgatcatcaaagattacaccaagatttctgaccgaagttgatggggttattgttgatgaacctaactggatcgtgaagtcatgctgtagagtcggagtggcagggaggacaagaagctcagtctttgccaggttgagctgcaggtgatgttctttcatccatgccgagatgtccgccaggcaacctgagatccttgcagttaccgttggatcatctggttgaaaagagaggtagagctgtgtgtcatcagcgtagcaatggtatgagaatccatgtgcctgtatgatgggacccagtgatgtagtgtatgtggagaagaggaggggtccaagaactgatccctgaggaaccccagtgaccagtgtatgtgctttggatacctcacctcccaggccaccctgaaagacctaccagtgagataggattcaaaccagcgaagtggaatgccagagatgcccagtgatgagagggtggacaggagtatctgatgattgacagtgtcaaaagcggcagataggtccagcagaatgaggactgatgatttgaatgggcttttgcaattcgcagggcttcagtgaccgagagaagcgcagtctcagttgaatggcccctcctgaaacctgactgtttagcatccagtttgtcgttctgtgaaagaaacagtgagacttggttgaagacaactgctcaagtgttttcgctatgaacggaaggagagagacaggtctgtagttttctataagagaagtgtttaatgtaggtttttgagcagtggggttacccgagcctgcttgaacgcaatggggaagttacctgtgagtagggatgtgttgatgatgtgtgtgagtgcaggtaagagtgtgggtgagattgcttggagaaggtgtgagggattgggtcaagaggacatgttgtaggatggttggagaggagaagcttggatacttcagcttcagtgagtggacagaaagaaaagatgggagttttagcagtggatgtggtagggtgagggtcctgtgtgcgtggaggtccCAAATCGCACCCTCGCGAACTTCCTCTAAGTCCACACTTTCACGACGAAATGGCGCTTTGACTGTCGGGTAGAAGTCTGCTGTGGAGCTCGCCTCAGTGTGGGCTCAGCAGAAGTGTGCATCAAGGGCGCATAGCTGCCGCAAAGGGGAGCTCACAAGCACCTTTCAGAAAGCTAAAATGACGAATGGGACACCCTACGGTCTCGTGGActtaagcccaaagtatacttcactTTTTACACATACACAAGGGTCAGcttacacaattttttttttgatttttgaaggcagcatagatgtatccttctctgcctttgatatcccacaatcctgtgcgcTCCAAAAACAAAGTATACTTTGAGCTTTAATGGACACGTGCATGTGGCAGCCATTGCAAGACCGCAAGTGCACATGAAGTGTGCAATTTTGGACAGGGCCGGTGAGAGGAAGTAGTCTGCCGTGTAGCTTGTCAAACAATCGTTTCATGAGAAGTTTGTGAATAAATGGATTTCTTCACATATAAACTCATTACGTTGTGGGTCATTTTTGAGGACACACGTGAACATGTTTTTGACTTAAACCTACACAAAAGAATCAAAGAATCGGGTAAAACCCAGTAACCTTGAGATTATGACTTGTGACATTAGAACAAAACATATGAATGATAACAATGCTTTCTTATATatgctatttttaattcattacacattttattttaattaatgtttatattaaacacAGACCATTGCTTTATTCGATATTTCTGCTATTGCAGGCTCGTTTTGTAAATGTAAGTATTTTTAGACAAGTGCAAACTTGGTGTTTAATGAAAAATTGgtcatatttacaaaatcaGGTGATTGTGTTCACCCATCTATGCAGATGTATGTTTATGTAGGGACAAAAGAATTAAGTTAATCACTGTCTGTCGCCATCAGTTTAGTGTAGTGATTTTGTGCATTTGTGAAGACACTGATGATCTTAAGCTTTTGATTTCattgttcatcaaaaaaaacgccaatttcacatgtattttgtgcattttgaaatactgtatttgtatttaaatacatttttccacGCAGTATTTTgtgtacatgtaaatacattttcatgttttacgCTCATCTCTGACTAGGGTTTGTGCGTGAATGTTGTGCTTCAAGATTTTATCTCTAAAAAAAGGTTACGGCACattttaaggtgttctgagcaggtttaaccattttaaattacatttgagccaCTTACAGTCATCCTGCGGTGAGACAAAATAATtcaaagaatttaaaatgacaaatattgcatGCAATAGCTCAATTCTCATCAGGTCATAACCTTGtataaaacatgtaaaattattattgttatttttattaaaaaggtAATATGCCCCAGACCCTCAAATGATCATCTTCATGCAAGGATCCTTATTCTGAAATTTAAAAGACAGCCACCACTGTATATCCCAAATCTATGCTGTATTAATTTGCACATTTCAAAACTGTGTCACTAATATTTCTGCTTTATGTATACTGTTCACATTATCATTTCATGCCGTTTCATGTGCTAGTTTCACATGCAATGTATACTGCGTCGCAGGTAGTAAGCAATAAGCTAGTATTAGGCCACTATTGTATTTGAACACAGCCATATGTGTGACGCAGAAGTATGCAAATTTGGAGATTCGCTGATTTACAAATCATCGCACAGCTCTTGTAGGCCACTCGCGCTGTGTTGTAATATCTGTAAAGACGCAGTGAGTGTCTAGCGCTGTCAAATCCGCGCTCAGTAAAGATGGCAGCGTTAGCAGTGCTGGAAACCCCTTCAGGGAAAGATGCTCTCGCTGAGGGTTTGCTGGACCTCCTGAGTCCCGCTGTACAGCAGCTTGACTTACATGTGCACTCAGTCAGGTAGTGTATTTTGGGAAACatgcgtgttttttttttaaacccgaGAAATGTTTAATTCAAAACGATTAGTTCTGTGTGCTAACATGCTAATGACTGTCAACATGACAGGTCTTGTGACTCGGAGTCAGAGATGCTGTGCCATGCAAAACAATTGCagttcatttctttctttcttacctTTTCGCACGATGTTTGCGTTTGAGATATGGTTCATATTCATGCATTTCAAAGCgtgcataaatatatacagcTATATcgtttatatactgtaaatttatCTTCGCAGAGAAAGCCAAGTGGAACTTAGGGAACACATTGATAATTTGGCATCTGGTAAGTTGGTTTGAGGTGATTatgcatttacagtttttcttaaTTCTTGAATGagatttatttttctcaaaacGGTAAGTTAAGTTCCTACCTCTGGGCAGTTAGTAAAATTATAGTCAATTATAGGTCACACACCAGGGTTGAATTTCTTTTCAATTTAGCAGATTGCATGTTCTGTGGCACCTGTGTGCAAAATAGTGAGGGTAATTTGCACAATAAGCAAAAGCTCAAGGGGATTCTGAGTGAAATTGTCATAATATTCACAACTTCTAATATTCTGAGCCAtcacatgtaaaataaacatttaattgtaaaaaatctGACAGACACATGTAtattctgtaaatatttgtgACATGGAATATTTGTTGATGTCTGCTAAATTGGCAAATGACATGCcatagtaataatttagtaatCGCAATCATACCAATTAAgcatatacagtagtcaacattcgAAGTAGCCtagatcaaaaaagttcatcaaagttatcctaagacaagaacgcattttggttttaggacaactttgatgaaagattttgatccacttcaaatgttgactagtatatatatatatatataatcaagggtatgaataattttgagcacatatatataaaacaaaacaaaacaaagcaattgAATAGGGTGACCATACTTCTTCTTTTTCAGACATGTCCTGGCTGGGATTTATAAATTGCctattgttttcatatttgtaaAAGGTAATGAATGAAAAGCAGTTTGACCTTTTGAGGAGAAGGCGTGCAGGCATTGTACATAATCGGTCAATGTGCATGCAAGAAGGTGGGATCTACAGAGAATCATGCAATGCAAACCAATATGTTAATGTATATGTAGAGAGCACATCAAtaggaaaacaaagaaaaaacccAGACATTTAGAAAGCACAGCCAGGACATGTCAGGGAAAAATAGAACATATTGTCATCCTAGAAAATGACATGTTATGACTATAACTTCCTTTGGCATagaatataagaatataaaaggtgactgtgtgtctgtttgCAGTATTAGTAAGTATTTAGTAATCCAtccacattaaaaaatataaatgcaacTCTCCTGCCCCTTTCTGCACAATTCATGAATATTATGTCATCTTATGTGAGCATTTCTTCTGCAGAGTTGTGTAGGATCAACGAACACCAGAAGGTGGCACTAGACTTAGACCCATATGTGAAAAAACTCCTTAATGCCAGGCGAAGAGTGGTGCTTGTCAACAACATACTCCAGAATGCACAGGTAAGAGACTGAGACTTTGAATATAAAACATCAGTT
This portion of the Onychostoma macrolepis isolate SWU-2019 chromosome 19, ASM1243209v1, whole genome shotgun sequence genome encodes:
- the snapin gene encoding SNARE-associated protein Snapin; translation: MAALAVLETPSGKDALAEGLLDLLSPAVQQLDLHVHSVRESQVELREHIDNLASELCRINEHQKVALDLDPYVKKLLNARRRVVLVNNILQNAQERLRRLNHNVAKETARRKTMLEASGAFTPRSPSKP